In Vanacampus margaritifer isolate UIUO_Vmar chromosome 18, RoL_Vmar_1.0, whole genome shotgun sequence, a genomic segment contains:
- the LOC144038548 gene encoding histone-lysine N-methyltransferase PRDM9-like, whose translation MSCTTSAAEWVESTGQVVVIEGYLPVDSVDTAVIPPIQKLLVGNGEAGEGFCCDECLALFQDQSDSFKAGGPSFILDFPTSVGVPERALLTLPYGLTVGRSSIPGVGVGVINHGPALAPGMHFGPFEGEETTVENAIESDFSWEIYKGQDAYEYIDASTESLSNWMRYVNRARNREESNLLAVQYKDSILYHCCRSVNAGEELLVWPSGKLLAHFSDAWMQVWLTKLQTAAERIPAAASQVLVCVHCELTFTTEAFLQRHADCFHSNQQLKSPPDETELQNPTTDAEISAPAPPPLPDNAVMSMACSDCGKTFKQASHLKRHKLCVHGNRRPYCCTLCRRSFSQASGLVRHQVVHRKLGETKERTDKMENGELAGGSQEEASNTLDVTMSEHLSDAKDEVASEAGEQEVDQQPHICSKCGKRFRNEVFLKKHTALVHDKIRPYVCTLCKRCFGQCSDLTRHLQRHRTRRTGRQRPCRLPGTPADTPFSCAECSLAFSTVDLLQLHVCASHSEEIREQNEHDSAPQPSVAAAAVPRLPCLRPRRHASKSKMSTINQLSKRKFFHCNYCNESYVDPDELRAHACNEQRHTCTHCDMTFGKFALLRRHEWSVHRNVPPCRCEHCDKVFVEPAGLEQHQRANVCKKYHCTTEVFSCAHCHFSFTAKSFLAKHVRRHHPAEYLADSLMYQPEEEQDGEVFTCPRCDKVYSNAKAFKSHPCSQQVKVLYFCSDCGKGFGNHYTLKQHQRSHTGEKPYGCPHCAKGFANSSQLTVHLRTHTGEKPYLCTHCGESFRQSGDLKRHERKHTGVRPHKCEQCCKSFSRPQSLKAHRMLHMGQRMFTCSVCGKSFSRNYHLRRHTRKMHT comes from the exons ATGTCGTGCACGACCAGCGCCGCGGAGTGGGTCGAGTCCACCGGGCAGGTTGTTGTCATAGAAGGCTACTTGCCCGTTGACAGCGTCGACACAGCAG TGATTCCACCAATCCAGAAGTTGCTGGTCGGTAATGGAGAAGCAGGAGAAGGATTTT GTTGCGACGAGTGTCTTGCGCTATTTCAAGACCAGAGCGACTCCTTCAAGGCCGGCGGCCCATCTTTTATCCTCGACTTTCCCACAAGCGTGGGCGTCCCAGAGAGGGCGCTATTGACGTTGCCCTACGGCCTGACGGTGGGCCGCTCCAGTATTCCCGGCGTAGGTGTCGGTGTCATCAATCACGGGCCAGCGCTTGCTCCTGGGATGCATTTCGGACCATTTGAGGGTGAAGAGACGACCGTGGAGAACGCCATCGAAAGTGACTTCTCCTGGGAG ATTTACAAAGGACAAGATGCTTATGAGTACATTGATGCCTCTACAGAATCTCTGTCAAACTGGATGAg GTATGTCAACCGTGCTCGCAACAGGGAAGAGAGCAATCTTCTGGCAGTGCAGTACAAAGACAGCATCCTGTACCACTGCTGCCGTAGCGTCAACGCCGGAGAAGAGTTGCTGGTGTGGCCCAGCGGCAAGCTTCTCGCACACTTCAGCGATGCCTGGATGCAAGTATGGCTGACCAAGCTCCAGACTgcag CAGAGAGAATCCCTGCTGCTGCATCTCAGGTCTTGGTGTGCGTCCACTGTGAGCTAACCTTTACCACCGAGGCCTTTCTCCAGCGCCACGCCGACTGCTTCCACTCAAATCAACAACTGAAATCCCCCCCCGATGAAACCGAGCTCCAAAATCCCACCACCGATGCCGAGATCTCCGCTCCCGCCCCGCCGCCGCTTCCAGACAATGCAGTCATGTCGATGGCCTGCTCCGACTGCGGTAAGACTTTCAAGCAGGCGTCGCACCTGAAGAGGCATAAACTGTGTGTGCATGGCAACAGGCGGCCCTACTGCTGCACGCTGTGCCGCCGTAGCTTCAGCCAGGCGTCAGGTTTGGTCCGACACCAGGTCGTTCACAGGAAGCTCGGCGAAACGAAAGAGAGGACGGATAAGATGGAAAATGGCGAGCTGGCCGGCGGCTCCCAAGAAGAAGCTTCCAATACATTGGATGTAACAATGAGTGAGCATCTTAGTGACGCAAAGGACGAGGTTGCAAGTGAGGCGGGAGAGCAGGAAGTGGACCAGCAGCCCCACATTTGCTCCAAGTGCGGGAAACGTTTCCGTAACGAAGTATTCCTCAAGAAGCACACAGCGCTGGTGCACGACAAAATCCGTCCGTACGTGTGCACCCTCTGCAAGCGGTGCTTCGGCCAGTGCAGCGACCTCACCCGTCACCTGCAGCGCCACCGCACGCGACGCACAGGCCGTCAAAGACCGTGCCGTCTTCCCGGGACGCCCGCCGATACGCCATTTAGCTGTGCCGAGTGTTCGCTCGCCTTCTCCACTGTTGACCTTCTCCAGCTGCACGTCTGCGCCAGTCACTCAGAGGAGATCCGAGAGCAGAACGAACACGATTCCGCCCCGCAACCctcggtggcggcggcggcagtcCCGAGGCTTCCCTGTCTGAGGCCACGGCGGCACGCCTCCAAATCCAAAATGTCCACCATCAACCAGCTCTCGAAACGCAAGTTCTTCCATTGTAACTACTGCAATGAGAGCTACGTCGACCCAGACGAGCTGCGGGCGCACGCGTGCAACGAGCAACGCCACACGTGCACCCACTGCGACATGACTTTCGGCAAGTTTGCCCTCCTGCGCCGCCACGAGTGGTCCGTCCACCGCAACGTGCCGCCGTGCCGCTGCGAGCACTGCGACAAGGTCTTCGTGGAGCCGGCGGGCCTGGAGCAGCACCAGCGCGCCAACGTCTGCAAGAAGTATCACTGCACCACGGAGGTCTTCTCCTGCGCCCACTGCCATTTCTCCTTCACCGCCAAGAGCTTCCTGGCCAAGCACGTCCGCAGGCACCACCCGGCGGAATACCTGGCCGACAGCCTAATGTATCAGCCGGAAGAGGAGCAGGACGGCGAGGTGTTCACGTGCCCCCGCTGCGACAAAGTCTACAGCAACGCCAAAGCCTTCAAAAGCCACCCGTGCTCTCAACAGGTGAAGGTGCTCTACTTCTGCAGCGACTGCGGCAAGGGCTTCGGCAACCACTACACGCTGAAGCAGCACCAGCGCTCgcacacgggcgagaagccCTACGGCTGCCCGCACTGCGCCAAGGGCTTCGCCAACTCCAGCCAGCTGACCGTGCACCTGCGCACgcacacgggcgagaagccCTACCTGTGCACGCACTGCGGCGAGAGCTTCCGCCAGTCGGGCGACCTGAAGCGGCACGAGCGCAAGCACACGGGCGTGCGGCCCCACAAGTGCGAGCAGTGCTGCAAGAGCTTCAGCCGCCCGCAGAGCCTCAAGGCGCACCGCATGCTGCACATGGGGCAGCGCATGTTTACCTGCAGCGTGTGCGGGAAGAGCTTCTCCAGGAACTATCATCTGCGCAGGCACACCCGGAAGATGCACACCTAA
- the LOC144038552 gene encoding rap1 GTPase-GDP dissociation stimulator 1, producing MGHSNMQLTFTYQSANRDKHKTSLQPSTPNENLNNALGAIRVLGLERIENELKPHLCTVLVNIQERNKGAAEQVVISGILPILALLLRGRGPLVLLTAQLVAELAKESVIRKGFGDAGLITALLSVLTSADQDLLRHAVQAITRVSYDSCKYQQLLLRRGVVPRLVAVLLRFPGNEALEEVCLRALCNLSGMSIAEEPNVVWERSAPTQPGERIFRGMSPHRCGFVTSVTVVRVCQWAPAQFAISVELVQRCSASLNFRRCKRPTLWFPFFIFGRCSKMTNRNSPRRASLKTLVFHTFL from the exons atgggACATTCCAACATGCAGCTGACATTTACATACCAGAGTGCCAACCGGGACAAACACAAGACAAGTCTGCAACCCTCCACGCCAAACG AGAACCTGAACAATGCGTTAGGTGCCATCCGGGTGCTGGGTCTGGAGCGGATCGAAAATGAGCTGAAGCCTCATTTGTGTACCGTGCTGGTGAACATTCAGGAGAGGA ACAAAGGTGCCGCTGAGCAAGTTGTCATCAGTGGGATTCTTCCCATTTTGGCGCTGTTGCTGAGGGGAAGAGGACCTCTGGTGCTGCTAACAGCCCAACTGGTGGCTGAACTTGCCAAGGAAT CGGTGATCCGTAAAGGTTTCGGAGATGCCGGCCTGATTACGGCTCTGCTGTCTGTGCTGACCAGCGCGGACCAGGACCTGCTGAGGCACGCAGTCCAGGCCATCACTCGTGTTTCTTATGACAGCT GTAAGTATCAGCAGCTGTTACTGCGCAGAGGGGTGGTACCACGTCTGGTCGCCGTCCTGCTGCGGTTCCCTGGCAACGAGGCCTTAGAAGAAGTATGCCTCCGAGCCCTGTGCAACCTCAGCGGCATGAGCATCGCAGAGGAGCCCAATGTGGTGTGGGAGAGGAGCGCGCCCACCCAGCCAGGGGAGCGCATCTTTCGCGGCATGTCTCCGCACAGGTGCGGATTCGTGACCTCGGTGACCGTGGTGCGTGTATGCCAATGGGCGCCGGCGCAGTTCGCCATCAGCGTGGAGCTTGTGCAACGTTGTTCCGCCTCCTTGAACTTTCGCAGGTGTAAGCGGCCCACTCTATGGTTCCCCTTCTTCATCTTTGGGAGGTGTTCCAAGATGACAAACAGGAACAGCCCAAGACGCGCCAGTCTGAAGACACTGGTCTTCCACACCTTCCTCTGA
- the LOC144038551 gene encoding uncharacterized protein LOC144038551 isoform X1, protein MDQSTRVVGLDAQGNMLFTMVKPVMGIFQMSSDQTVTQSGMGLQNLPENTLVLPSPQDQVQLETTQVEMHAIQPHLQPQMQVSDPVQTEEVIHSQIPPQNSSTTTEFSTQMPFAEVSSLLDPNMKGSKARKHLISYDEIKRRLQSPEKMSLRSLAAYTRVSRGPASKKTLLESLSVLGLTPSTTTSVSSSFSKLTEGDTKALCDDMKDFSHDYIDYGNMAKQLIPDTNTVQHWSKIIETKNHLEDMRKCFKDPANSGAFDNATHGLGLGMLDVALDMIVTAIEQQIRILSGAAAAEPPDSAGPMRRIRRRQRRCHKTSLGIKEHGKAISKRKARSRGKKKVHHENVAEVEPCKTDDMQGKVLTLVSVGYETVSTGLCGSRPA, encoded by the exons ATGGATCAATCTACGAGGGTAGTGGGCCTGGACGCGCAGGGCAACATGCTTTTCACCATGGTGAAGCCAGTCATGGGAATATTTCAAATGTCCTCAGACCAAACGGTGACCCAGAGTGGGATGGGTCTGCAGAATTTGCCTGAAAACACGCTGGTCTTGCCTTCCCCACAAGACCAGGTCCAACTGGAGACCACCCAAGTGGAGATGCATGCCATCCAGCCTCATCTTCAACCTCAGATGCAGGTATCTGACCCAGTACAGACTGAGGAAGTCATCCACAGTCAGATACCGCCTCAGAACTCCAGTACCACTACAGAGTTCTCCACACAGATGCCCTTCGCAGAGGTGTCATCACTCCTGGATCCCAACATGAAAGGATCCAAGGCTC GAAAACACCTCATCTCCTACGATGAGATCAAGCGCCGCCTGCAGTCTCCAGAGAAGATGTCCCTGCGCTCGTTGGCCGCCTACACGCGAGTGAGCCGAGGTCCAGCTAGCAAGAAGACGCTGCTGGAGTCCTTGAGCGTCCTTGGCCTCACACCCAGCACAACTACCTCTGTTTCCTCATCCTTCTCTAAACTCACTGAAG GTGACACCAAAGCATTGTGCGACGACATGAAGGACTTCTCGCACGACTACATCGACTACGGCAACATGGCAAAACAGCTCATCCCTGACACAAACACAGTTCAACACTGGTCCAAAATCATTGAGACCAA GAATCACCTCGAAGACATGCGAAAATGTTTCAAGGACCCGGCCAACAGCGGAGCTTTCGACAACGCGACGCACGGCCTCGGTCTGGGAATGCTGGACGTGGCTCTCGACATGATCGTGACGGCGATCGAACAGCAGATTCGCATCCTGTCcggggccgccgccgccgagccTCCAGACTCCGCCGGGCCGATGCGCCGCATCCGCCGGAGACAACGCCGGTGTCACAAGACATCCCTTGGCATCAAGGAGCACGGGAAGGCCATCTCAAAAAGGAAAGCACGAAGCAGAGGGAAGAAGAAAGTCCATCATGAAAATGTCGCAGAAGTGGAGCCCTGCAAAACGGATGACATGCAAGGCAAGGTGCTAACTTTGGTGTCTGTGGGGTATGAGACGGTTTCCACTGGTCTTTGCGGCTCCAGACCAGCTTGA
- the LOC144038551 gene encoding uncharacterized protein LOC144038551 isoform X2 has translation MDQSTRVVGLDAQGNMLFTMVKPVMGIFQMSSDQTVTQSGMGLQNLPENTLVLPSPQDQVQLETTQVEMHAIQPHLQPQMQMPFAEVSSLLDPNMKGSKARKHLISYDEIKRRLQSPEKMSLRSLAAYTRVSRGPASKKTLLESLSVLGLTPSTTTSVSSSFSKLTEGDTKALCDDMKDFSHDYIDYGNMAKQLIPDTNTVQHWSKIIETKNHLEDMRKCFKDPANSGAFDNATHGLGLGMLDVALDMIVTAIEQQIRILSGAAAAEPPDSAGPMRRIRRRQRRCHKTSLGIKEHGKAISKRKARSRGKKKVHHENVAEVEPCKTDDMQGKVLTLVSVGYETVSTGLCGSRPA, from the exons ATGGATCAATCTACGAGGGTAGTGGGCCTGGACGCGCAGGGCAACATGCTTTTCACCATGGTGAAGCCAGTCATGGGAATATTTCAAATGTCCTCAGACCAAACGGTGACCCAGAGTGGGATGGGTCTGCAGAATTTGCCTGAAAACACGCTGGTCTTGCCTTCCCCACAAGACCAGGTCCAACTGGAGACCACCCAAGTGGAGATGCATGCCATCCAGCCTCATCTTCAACCTCAGATGCAG ATGCCCTTCGCAGAGGTGTCATCACTCCTGGATCCCAACATGAAAGGATCCAAGGCTC GAAAACACCTCATCTCCTACGATGAGATCAAGCGCCGCCTGCAGTCTCCAGAGAAGATGTCCCTGCGCTCGTTGGCCGCCTACACGCGAGTGAGCCGAGGTCCAGCTAGCAAGAAGACGCTGCTGGAGTCCTTGAGCGTCCTTGGCCTCACACCCAGCACAACTACCTCTGTTTCCTCATCCTTCTCTAAACTCACTGAAG GTGACACCAAAGCATTGTGCGACGACATGAAGGACTTCTCGCACGACTACATCGACTACGGCAACATGGCAAAACAGCTCATCCCTGACACAAACACAGTTCAACACTGGTCCAAAATCATTGAGACCAA GAATCACCTCGAAGACATGCGAAAATGTTTCAAGGACCCGGCCAACAGCGGAGCTTTCGACAACGCGACGCACGGCCTCGGTCTGGGAATGCTGGACGTGGCTCTCGACATGATCGTGACGGCGATCGAACAGCAGATTCGCATCCTGTCcggggccgccgccgccgagccTCCAGACTCCGCCGGGCCGATGCGCCGCATCCGCCGGAGACAACGCCGGTGTCACAAGACATCCCTTGGCATCAAGGAGCACGGGAAGGCCATCTCAAAAAGGAAAGCACGAAGCAGAGGGAAGAAGAAAGTCCATCATGAAAATGTCGCAGAAGTGGAGCCCTGCAAAACGGATGACATGCAAGGCAAGGTGCTAACTTTGGTGTCTGTGGGGTATGAGACGGTTTCCACTGGTCTTTGCGGCTCCAGACCAGCTTGA